The genomic DNA CGCGACCTTCACGCCAGCCGTTAATCCAGGCTTGGCGAACAGAAGGAAGATTGAAGGGGCAAAGTTCGCGGGATTTGCCGGTGACCCCATATTGGTAGCCACGTGAATATGCTCTTTCCAACGGATCACGCTTAAGTCTTCTCATAGGGTGTTGCCCTCACTTGTTGACTGTAATGTCCCGTCGGCCTCTCCGAGGCCGGGCAGAGTCTTTCTGCCGGTTTGCGCCCGCTGCCGGCGTGGCGGGCTGAAAGTGCCACTTCGTTGCGAAGCGGCCTAAGACCAGTTCTAACGAATGCGAGTCACCGAGGGAATGATCGATTTGTCATAAGCACGTAACGTTTCCAAGGGTGAAGGGATAAGTAAATAAATGCGACTCAACCTTGTTTGGCGTTGAGCCCGCTATGATCGGGGTTTGCTGAACCTTGACGTCATTTCGCCAGCGTTACGCTGCGATGAAAGAAATATTTGGTAATGCGACGAAGGGTCACATCGACCCTGAAGACGACAGAAATTTTTTGTACTGCCTGATGATCTAAGCTGTCTCTGCCACTGGCGAGAGCGGATCGATCAGGCGGCCCGGCCCATAAGCTGCAGCATATAGCGCAGACGAAGGCCACTCGGACGCTTGCTGGAAGGGCGTTCGGGCAAACATCGGCGGGGCGATGCGTCGCTTCGTCACTCAAATAGCCCAAGGCTCTGGAATACACATGTCGGACCGTTTCGAACTTTATCTCACCTGCCCCAAAGGCCTTGAAGGCCTGCTTGCCGAAGAGGCCAAGGGCCTCGGCCTGGACGATGTGCGCGAGCACACCTCGGCCATCCGCGGCGCGGCCGACATGGAAACCGCCTACCGCCTGTGCCTCTGGTCGCGTCTGGCCAACCGCGTGCTGCTGGTGCTCAAGCGCTTCAACATGAAAAATGCCGACGACCTTTACGATGGCGTGAACGCTGTCGACTGGGCTGATCACCTGGCGGCCGACGGTACCCTGGCGGTCGAGTTCAGCGGCCATGGCTCGGGCATCGACAACACCCACTTTGGCGCGCTGAAGGTCAAGGATGCCATCGTCGACAAACTGCGCAATCGTGAAGGTCTGCGCCCATCGGTAGAAAAAGTTGACCCGGACGTGCGTGTTCACCTGCGTCTGGACCGGGGCGAGGCGATTCTTTCACTCGACCTCTCCGGCCACAGCCTGCACCAGCGCGGCTATCGCCTGCAGCAAGGTGCTGCACCGCTCAAGGAAAACCTGGCGGCGGCGGTGTTGATCCGTGCCGGCTGGCCACGTATCGCCGCCGAGGGT from Pseudomonas putida includes the following:
- the rmf gene encoding ribosome modulation factor, with protein sequence MRRLKRDPLERAYSRGYQYGVTGKSRELCPFNLPSVRQAWINGWREGRGDNWDGMTGTAGIHRLNENHAVG